One Devosia lacusdianchii genomic window carries:
- a CDS encoding ABC transporter permease: MSIADTTTVSDRPAWLALDKLGVLIALIAAAGAALPFALFRANRIVPGEPRSLLDALPSLPSGFLFGVLLVGFAIALLRVPTLAKLIGGFLVLAVLFVFIGWSGSYLTPEGDTFARVSPGAGFWLLVFAFALLVTDALTRLRFKPLVRIVILIAVGAAMALLLWSGSWNDLSILKEYATRAPAFWAEARTHLALAFGSVAIAVVVGVPAGILCYKVRPLRAAVLNVLNIVQTIPSIALFGLLIAPLAWVAANIPGASAIGISGIGAAPALVALFAYSLLPIVSNTVVGLQSVSPAAVDAAKGMGMTGSQRLFAVELPLAFPVILTGIRIVLVQNIGLATIAALIGGGGFGVFVFQGIGQTAMDLVLLGAVPTVALAFAAAVVLDALVEMTSRGGRSS; encoded by the coding sequence ATGAGCATCGCCGACACCACAACAGTTTCCGATCGTCCTGCCTGGCTTGCGCTCGACAAGCTGGGGGTACTGATCGCCCTCATTGCCGCGGCCGGCGCCGCACTGCCGTTCGCCCTGTTTCGCGCCAACCGCATCGTTCCGGGCGAGCCACGCTCGCTGCTCGATGCCTTGCCGAGCCTTCCCTCGGGGTTCCTGTTCGGTGTGCTGCTGGTCGGCTTCGCCATTGCCCTGCTGCGCGTGCCCACTCTGGCAAAGCTTATCGGCGGCTTTCTGGTTCTCGCGGTGCTCTTCGTCTTCATCGGCTGGTCCGGCAGCTACCTGACGCCCGAAGGCGATACCTTCGCCCGCGTGTCGCCGGGCGCTGGCTTCTGGCTGTTAGTCTTCGCCTTCGCCTTGCTCGTCACCGACGCCCTGACGCGCCTCCGATTCAAGCCGCTGGTGCGCATCGTCATTCTCATCGCCGTTGGCGCGGCCATGGCGCTGCTGCTGTGGAGCGGTAGCTGGAACGACCTCTCCATTCTCAAGGAATACGCCACCCGCGCGCCGGCCTTTTGGGCCGAAGCCCGCACCCATCTGGCGCTGGCCTTTGGCTCGGTAGCGATAGCGGTGGTTGTCGGTGTGCCGGCAGGCATCCTTTGCTACAAAGTCAGGCCGCTGCGAGCAGCCGTGTTGAACGTGCTCAACATCGTCCAGACCATCCCGTCCATTGCCCTGTTCGGCCTGTTGATTGCGCCGCTCGCCTGGGTGGCAGCCAACATACCGGGGGCCTCTGCCATCGGCATTTCCGGCATCGGCGCGGCTCCGGCGCTTGTCGCGCTCTTCGCCTATTCGCTGCTGCCCATCGTCTCCAACACCGTCGTTGGCCTGCAAAGCGTTTCGCCCGCAGCGGTCGATGCCGCAAAGGGCATGGGCATGACCGGGTCGCAGCGGCTGTTTGCGGTGGAATTGCCACTGGCTTTTCCTGTCATACTCACCGGCATCCGTATCGTGCTGGTGCAGAATATCGGGCTCGCCACCATCGCAGCGCTGATCGGTGGCGGCGGCTTTGGCGTCTTCGTATTCCAGGGCATCGGCCAGACGGCCATGGATTTGGTGTTGCTTGGCGCCGTGCCGACCGTGGCGCTGGCCTTCGCCGCCGCGGTGGTGCTGGATGCCTTGGTAGAAATGACGTCGCGCGGGGGGCGCAGCTCATGA